The Amycolatopsis mongoliensis genome includes a window with the following:
- a CDS encoding ABC transporter permease has product MLRFLVRRLLQAIPTLFILSILVFAWLRSLPGGPAAALLGDKATPEKIANLNHVLGLDQPIFVQYFGFLGRAVTGDFGNSLVSTQPVMGEIVTFLPATIELGLSAMIIAVVIGIPAGYLSARYRGGPVDNVVIVLSLIGVAVPVFFLGYMMQDILAAPLGLPSQGRQAAGLDATAITNFAILDGIMTSEWDAVWDAIKHLILPAFALATIPLAVITRITRASVLDVLNEDFIRTANSKGLTQQVVRTRHVLRNGLLPVVTTIGLQTGALLGGAVLTERVFNFRGLGFLLAEGIERRDYPRLQALLLFGAVVYVLVNMLVDISYGIIDPRVRVR; this is encoded by the coding sequence GTGCTCCGTTTTCTCGTGCGTCGGCTGCTACAAGCGATCCCGACGCTCTTCATCCTGTCCATCCTGGTCTTCGCTTGGCTCCGGTCCCTGCCCGGCGGTCCCGCCGCCGCTCTGCTGGGGGACAAGGCGACGCCGGAGAAGATCGCCAACCTCAACCACGTGCTCGGCCTCGACCAGCCGATCTTCGTGCAGTACTTCGGGTTCCTCGGCCGGGCGGTCACCGGCGACTTCGGCAACTCCCTGGTGTCGACCCAGCCCGTGATGGGCGAGATCGTCACCTTCCTGCCGGCGACCATCGAGCTCGGTCTCTCCGCGATGATCATCGCGGTCGTCATCGGCATCCCCGCCGGCTACCTGTCCGCGCGGTACCGCGGCGGGCCGGTCGACAACGTGGTCATCGTGCTGAGCCTGATCGGCGTCGCGGTGCCGGTGTTCTTCCTCGGCTACATGATGCAGGACATCCTGGCCGCGCCGCTGGGTCTGCCGTCCCAGGGCAGGCAGGCCGCGGGCCTCGACGCCACCGCGATCACGAACTTCGCCATCCTCGACGGCATCATGACGAGCGAATGGGACGCCGTCTGGGACGCGATCAAGCACCTGATCCTGCCCGCGTTCGCCCTCGCCACGATCCCGCTCGCGGTGATCACCCGGATCACCCGCGCGTCGGTGCTGGACGTCCTCAACGAGGACTTCATCCGCACGGCCAACTCGAAGGGCCTGACCCAGCAGGTGGTGCGCACCCGGCACGTCCTGCGCAACGGCCTGCTGCCGGTGGTCACCACCATCGGCCTGCAGACCGGCGCGCTGCTCGGCGGCGCGGTGCTGACCGAGCGGGTGTTCAACTTCCGCGGCCTCGGCTTCCTGCTGGCCGAAGGGATCGAACGGCGTGACTACCCCCGCCTGCAGGCACTCCTGCTGTTCGGCGCCGTGGTCTACGTCCTGGTGAACATGCTGGTCGACATCTCGTACGGGATCATCGACCCGAGGGTGCGTGTGCGATGA
- a CDS encoding ABC transporter permease, which yields MNTLLKKKKEPIDKLAAASGHSLGGDAIRRMLRSPVAITGGVITGLFLIVAIFAPLLEPKDPDVHYLGDQIRPNFIPGAQSGFPLGVDDFGRDFLSRLIAGAQQTLIVGVLATIVGVLIGVLIGGLAGAFGGWVDTVLMRLVDVMLSFPSLLLAISIAALFAKPSQWTVILAVSMIGVPIFARLLRGSMLSQRDADHVLAARSLGVKRGAIVFRHMLPNSLGPVIVQATLTLATSILEAAALSFLGLGDPDPSRAEWGLMLGKASHQFLDVRPELAYYPAIAIIIVALGFTLVGESLREALDPKNRR from the coding sequence ATGAACACTCTGCTCAAGAAGAAGAAGGAACCGATCGACAAGCTCGCCGCGGCGAGCGGGCACAGCCTCGGCGGGGACGCGATCCGCCGGATGCTGCGCAGCCCGGTCGCGATCACCGGCGGGGTCATCACCGGCCTGTTCCTCATCGTCGCGATCTTCGCGCCCCTGCTGGAACCGAAGGACCCGGACGTCCACTACCTCGGCGACCAGATCCGGCCGAACTTCATCCCGGGCGCGCAGAGCGGGTTCCCGCTCGGCGTGGACGACTTCGGCCGCGACTTCCTGTCGCGGCTGATCGCCGGCGCCCAGCAGACGCTGATCGTCGGTGTGCTCGCCACGATCGTCGGCGTGCTCATCGGCGTGCTCATCGGTGGCCTGGCGGGCGCGTTCGGCGGCTGGGTCGACACCGTCCTCATGCGACTGGTCGACGTCATGCTGTCGTTCCCGTCGCTGCTGCTGGCCATCTCGATCGCGGCGCTGTTCGCGAAGCCGAGCCAGTGGACCGTCATCCTGGCCGTGTCGATGATCGGCGTGCCGATCTTCGCCCGGCTCCTGCGCGGGTCCATGCTTTCCCAGCGCGACGCCGATCACGTGCTGGCGGCGAGGTCGCTGGGCGTGAAGCGCGGGGCGATCGTGTTCCGGCACATGCTGCCGAACTCGCTCGGCCCGGTCATCGTGCAGGCGACGCTGACGCTGGCGACCTCCATCCTGGAGGCCGCGGCGCTGTCGTTCCTCGGTCTGGGCGACCCGGACCCGTCGCGGGCGGAGTGGGGGCTGATGCTGGGCAAGGCCTCGCACCAGTTCCTCGACGTCCGTCCCGAGCTGGCGTACTACCCGGCGATCGCGATCATCATCGTGGCGCTCGGGTTCACGCTGGTCGGCGAGTCCCTCCGTGAAGCCCTCGACCCGAAGAACAGGCGGTGA
- a CDS encoding ABC transporter substrate-binding protein, translated as MQQLRLTRTRRVALIGLAGALAVSLSACAESKREEGAGGGTGGTMIFGAAGNPKMFDPAFNDEGETFRITRQIYDTLIQNKPGTADLEPSLAEKWESSNEGKTWTFTLKSGVKFSDGTPMDATAVCFNFDRWYNMKGAAAQSQMIYYGDVFEGFAKNEGDASGDPVYKSCEAKDPTTAVLNLNKAKGAFPAAFTLPSFSIESPAALKQYNADQVTQSGDSFTYSEYANKHPVGTGPFKFESWDQAKGEITLVRNDTSPNPAKLDKLIFKVIPDENARKQALKAGDINGYDYPSPADYGLLRNDGEQVLIRPSFNVLYLGINQANNPKLKDVKVRQALAYGINREQFVKSKLAEGSEVATEFVPKVISGYTDDVTKYPYDPEKAKQLLQQAGATDLTLKFYYPTEVSRPYMPNPADTFTAISEDLKKIGVKIEAHAEPWNGGYKDDVQKAGKQDLHLLGWTGDYNDAGNFVGTFFGRKKAEFGFDNAELFSALNAADASPAGDAHAKAYQEVNKKIMDFLPAIPIAYPTPAIVVGPKVKGLVASPLTDERFNTVTVS; from the coding sequence ATGCAGCAATTGCGGCTGACCCGAACACGCCGCGTGGCCCTGATCGGGCTCGCCGGCGCGCTCGCGGTTTCGCTGTCCGCCTGTGCGGAATCCAAGCGTGAAGAGGGCGCCGGGGGTGGTACCGGAGGCACGATGATCTTCGGTGCGGCCGGTAACCCGAAGATGTTCGACCCCGCGTTCAACGACGAGGGCGAGACCTTCCGGATCACGCGGCAGATCTACGACACGCTGATCCAGAACAAGCCGGGCACCGCCGACCTCGAGCCCTCTCTCGCCGAGAAGTGGGAGTCGAGCAACGAGGGCAAGACCTGGACGTTCACCCTCAAGTCCGGCGTGAAGTTCTCCGACGGCACCCCCATGGACGCCACGGCGGTCTGCTTCAACTTCGACCGCTGGTACAACATGAAGGGCGCCGCCGCCCAGAGCCAGATGATCTACTACGGCGACGTCTTCGAGGGCTTCGCCAAGAACGAGGGCGACGCGAGCGGCGACCCGGTCTACAAGAGCTGCGAGGCGAAGGACCCGACGACCGCGGTCCTCAACCTGAACAAGGCCAAGGGTGCGTTCCCGGCGGCGTTCACGCTGCCGTCGTTCTCCATCGAGAGCCCGGCCGCGCTCAAGCAGTACAACGCGGATCAGGTCACCCAGAGCGGCGACTCGTTCACCTACAGCGAGTACGCGAACAAGCACCCGGTCGGCACCGGCCCGTTCAAGTTCGAGAGCTGGGACCAGGCCAAGGGTGAGATCACCCTGGTGCGCAACGACACCAGCCCGAACCCGGCGAAGCTCGACAAGCTGATCTTCAAGGTCATCCCGGACGAGAACGCCCGCAAGCAGGCGCTCAAGGCCGGCGACATCAACGGCTACGACTACCCGAGCCCGGCGGACTACGGCCTGCTGCGCAACGACGGCGAGCAGGTGCTCATCCGCCCGTCGTTCAACGTGCTGTACCTGGGCATCAACCAGGCCAACAACCCGAAGCTCAAGGACGTCAAGGTCCGCCAGGCGCTGGCCTACGGCATCAACCGCGAGCAGTTCGTGAAGTCGAAGCTGGCCGAGGGTTCCGAGGTCGCGACCGAGTTCGTCCCGAAGGTCATCTCGGGCTACACCGACGACGTCACGAAGTACCCGTACGACCCGGAGAAGGCCAAGCAGCTGCTGCAGCAGGCCGGGGCGACGGACCTGACGCTGAAGTTCTACTACCCGACCGAGGTCAGCCGGCCGTACATGCCGAACCCGGCGGACACCTTCACGGCGATCTCCGAGGACCTCAAGAAGATCGGCGTCAAGATCGAGGCCCACGCCGAGCCGTGGAACGGTGGCTACAAGGACGACGTGCAGAAGGCCGGCAAGCAGGACCTCCACCTGCTCGGCTGGACCGGTGACTACAACGACGCCGGCAACTTCGTGGGCACGTTCTTCGGCCGCAAGAAGGCGGAGTTCGGGTTCGACAACGCGGAGCTGTTCTCGGCTCTGAACGCGGCGGACGCTTCGCCCGCCGGCGACGCCCACGCCAAGGCGTACCAGGAAGTCAACAAGAAGATCATGGACTTCCTCCCGGCGATCCCGATCGCGTACCCGACCCCGGCGATCGTGGTCGGCCCGAAGGTCAAGGGTCTGGTGGCGAGCCCGCTCACCGACGAGCGTTTCAACACCGTGACCGTGAGCTGA
- a CDS encoding DedA family protein — MHIDQWLEAIPPLSVYLIVGAVIMIESLGIPLPGEIVLVSAALLASQHSNLNPLWIGILASAGAIIGDSIGYLIGKTGGQRLFAWAGRKFPKHFGPTHLANAERIFDKRGVWAVFLGRFIAFLRILAGPLAGSLKMHYPKFLLANAAGGIVWAGGTTAAVYYLGVVAEEWLGNFSKYGLVAAIVLGVVVFFVMKKRLGRKHAEEEKQEVTEPTA, encoded by the coding sequence GTGCACATCGACCAATGGCTGGAGGCGATCCCGCCGCTCTCGGTGTACCTGATCGTCGGCGCGGTGATCATGATCGAAAGCCTCGGCATTCCGCTGCCGGGCGAGATCGTGCTGGTCAGCGCCGCTTTGCTGGCTTCGCAGCACAGCAACCTGAATCCGCTGTGGATCGGCATCCTGGCCAGTGCCGGCGCCATCATCGGCGACAGCATCGGCTACCTGATCGGGAAGACCGGTGGTCAACGGCTGTTCGCCTGGGCCGGCCGGAAATTCCCGAAGCACTTCGGCCCGACGCACCTCGCCAACGCCGAGCGGATCTTCGACAAACGCGGCGTGTGGGCCGTCTTCCTCGGCCGCTTCATCGCGTTCCTGCGCATCCTCGCCGGCCCGCTCGCCGGGTCGCTCAAGATGCACTACCCGAAGTTCCTGCTGGCGAACGCGGCCGGCGGCATCGTCTGGGCGGGCGGTACGACGGCCGCCGTCTACTACCTCGGCGTCGTCGCCGAAGAGTGGCTCGGCAACTTCTCCAAGTACGGCCTGGTCGCCGCGATCGTGCTCGGCGTCGTCGTCTTCTTCGTCATGAAGAAGCGGCTCGGCCGCAAGCACGCGGAAGAGGAGAAGCAGGAAGTCACCGAGCCGACCGCCTAG
- a CDS encoding EamA family transporter: MTWAVRPGRRLGRRPAAGAVLPTVSGSGNDGRPPTTGEMPMLRGVLPLTGFAALTAALDVFAGNQLEQLRPATVAAVSFTLAAVFFLVFALLRDGVAATFRPLRELRRDVVMINVTTAATWLSMLFALRYLEPAVVNVVGIALGPVLTLAFTPLLRRGTAILRAEAWVAVGIGVLIGLLVWGSLTGHSGLDRTPGETLAGVALVLVTGVGSVTNVIYSKRLSDAALPPRRVLAVRFFLILAMTWALVAVDDAPGLGATAGPSALIALLGVALPLYLLQVGIRRTEPITASILLTLSPLFAYVLQLADHRLTPSVLTLGCVAGIVALVSAGTVARLRHDREAAAAESVATV, from the coding sequence GTGACCTGGGCTGTTCGGCCGGGACGACGGCTGGGGCGCCGCCCGGCGGCCGGCGCGGTGTTGCCCACGGTCTCCGGATCCGGCAACGATGGGCGTCCACCGACGACCGGGGAGATGCCGATGCTGCGCGGGGTACTGCCGCTGACCGGGTTCGCGGCGCTGACGGCGGCGCTCGACGTCTTCGCCGGCAACCAGCTCGAACAGCTGCGCCCGGCGACCGTCGCCGCGGTTTCGTTCACCCTCGCCGCCGTGTTCTTCCTGGTGTTCGCACTGCTGCGGGACGGCGTGGCCGCGACTTTCCGCCCGCTGCGCGAACTGCGCCGCGACGTCGTGATGATCAACGTGACGACGGCCGCGACGTGGCTCTCGATGCTCTTCGCGCTCCGCTACCTCGAACCCGCCGTGGTGAACGTCGTCGGCATCGCGCTCGGCCCGGTGCTGACCCTCGCGTTCACCCCGTTGCTGCGCAGGGGAACCGCGATCCTGCGCGCGGAGGCGTGGGTGGCGGTCGGGATCGGCGTGCTGATCGGGCTGCTCGTCTGGGGCTCGCTCACCGGCCACAGTGGACTCGACCGGACTCCCGGCGAGACGCTCGCGGGAGTGGCGCTCGTGCTCGTCACGGGGGTCGGCTCGGTGACGAACGTGATCTATTCGAAGCGGCTGAGCGACGCCGCGTTGCCACCTCGGCGGGTGCTCGCCGTGCGGTTCTTCCTCATCCTGGCGATGACCTGGGCGCTCGTCGCGGTCGACGACGCGCCGGGCCTCGGGGCGACGGCCGGGCCGTCCGCGCTGATCGCCCTGCTCGGCGTCGCGCTGCCGCTCTACCTGCTGCAGGTGGGGATCCGGCGGACCGAGCCGATCACCGCGTCGATCCTGCTGACGCTCTCGCCGCTGTTCGCCTACGTGCTGCAGCTCGCCGACCACCGCCTGACGCCGTCGGTGCTCACGCTCGGCTGCGTGGCCGGGATCGTCGCGCTCGTCAGCGCCGGGACCGTCGCGCGGCTGCGGCACGACCGTGAAGCGGCGGCCGCCGAAAGCGTCGCCACTGTGTAG
- a CDS encoding nuclear transport factor 2 family protein, producing the protein MTEQRIRELMAAREAAMTARDAAALAAQYAPEAVAYTLAPPLVHHGEDSTAREAWFASFDGPIEYATRDLAVTAGEDIAYCHALTRLSATPKGLPQPFELWFRSTVCFRKHDGDWRITHVHDSTPFHMDGTFRAALDLRP; encoded by the coding sequence ATGACGGAGCAGCGGATCCGCGAACTGATGGCGGCGCGTGAAGCGGCGATGACCGCCCGCGACGCCGCGGCGCTGGCGGCGCAGTACGCACCGGAAGCCGTGGCGTACACGTTGGCCCCACCGCTGGTGCACCACGGGGAAGACAGCACGGCCCGGGAAGCGTGGTTCGCGTCGTTCGACGGCCCGATCGAGTATGCGACCCGCGACCTCGCGGTCACGGCCGGCGAGGACATCGCGTACTGCCACGCCCTCACCCGGCTGTCGGCGACGCCGAAGGGTCTGCCCCAGCCGTTCGAGCTGTGGTTCCGCTCGACGGTCTGCTTCCGGAAGCACGACGGCGACTGGCGGATCACCCACGTGCACGACTCGACGCCGTTCCACATGGACGGCACCTTCCGGGCGGCACTGGACCTGCGGCCCTGA
- a CDS encoding EamA family transporter has translation MPTRDRLLAVLVAVLWGLNFLAIHATLGQFPPVFAGALRFAVIAVPTILFVPWPKVKVRHLLGYGLGFGTGQFAFLFIAMDTGMPTGLASLVLQASAPFTVLLGAVFLRERVTPHQLAGIALAVAGMVAIAWQQSGHAALLPMVLTLLAALSWAFGNLSTRKAEPDNPLHFTLWMSVVPPLPMFALSLVMEGPAAQWRSLTTLGTPTGLTALGGLSYVVLIGTVVGSGLWTTLMRRNPAGVVSPFSLLVPVVGLTASFLLLGERPTWLEVGAAVVVIAGVLLGSLRPVRKPEPELVAV, from the coding sequence ATGCCCACCCGTGACCGCCTGCTCGCCGTGCTCGTCGCCGTCCTCTGGGGCCTGAACTTCCTCGCCATCCACGCCACGCTCGGCCAGTTCCCGCCGGTGTTCGCGGGCGCGCTGCGGTTCGCCGTGATCGCCGTGCCGACGATCCTGTTCGTGCCGTGGCCGAAGGTGAAGGTGCGGCACCTGCTCGGCTACGGCCTCGGCTTCGGCACCGGGCAGTTCGCGTTCCTGTTCATCGCGATGGACACCGGGATGCCGACCGGGCTCGCTTCGCTGGTCCTGCAGGCATCGGCGCCGTTCACGGTGCTGCTCGGCGCCGTCTTCCTGCGCGAACGCGTCACGCCGCACCAGCTGGCCGGGATCGCGCTGGCCGTCGCCGGGATGGTCGCGATCGCGTGGCAGCAGTCCGGGCACGCGGCCCTGCTGCCGATGGTCCTCACCCTGCTGGCCGCGCTGAGCTGGGCGTTCGGCAACCTCAGCACGCGCAAGGCCGAGCCGGACAACCCGCTGCACTTCACGCTGTGGATGTCGGTGGTGCCGCCGCTGCCGATGTTCGCGCTTTCGCTGGTCATGGAGGGCCCGGCCGCGCAGTGGCGGTCGCTGACGACGCTCGGGACGCCGACCGGGCTGACCGCGCTGGGCGGGCTGAGCTACGTCGTGCTGATCGGCACCGTCGTCGGGTCCGGCCTGTGGACGACGCTGATGCGGCGCAACCCGGCGGGTGTCGTCTCGCCGTTCTCGCTGCTCGTGCCGGTGGTCGGGCTGACGGCGTCGTTCCTGCTGCTCGGCGAGCGGCCGACCTGGCTGGAGGTCGGCGCCGCCGTCGTCGTGATCGCCGGAGTGCTGCTCGGGTCGCTGCGGCCCGTGCGCAAGCCCGAACCGGAGCTCGTCGCGGTCTAG
- a CDS encoding YciI family protein — protein sequence MKYVVLIYGNPESRQAWEGMSDEQRAAGLAYYQQLNDDLDASGERIVSERLAFPELTTRVRAGDGGTMTTDGPFAEAKEFLAGFYLLDCESHERAVEIAGRIPEAAFGVVEVRPVMGLHGPDL from the coding sequence GTGAAATATGTGGTCCTGATCTACGGCAACCCCGAGTCCCGGCAGGCCTGGGAAGGCATGAGCGACGAGCAGCGCGCCGCCGGGCTCGCCTACTACCAGCAGCTCAACGACGACCTCGACGCGTCCGGCGAGCGGATCGTCTCCGAGCGGCTCGCCTTCCCCGAGCTCACCACCCGGGTGCGCGCCGGCGACGGCGGCACGATGACCACCGACGGGCCCTTCGCCGAGGCCAAGGAGTTCCTCGCCGGCTTCTACCTGCTCGACTGCGAGAGCCACGAGCGCGCCGTCGAGATCGCCGGGCGGATCCCCGAAGCCGCGTTCGGGGTGGTCGAGGTGCGGCCGGTGATGGGGCTGCACGGGCCGGACCTGTGA
- a CDS encoding ABC transporter ATP-binding protein, whose product MTRPAGDVLLEVKDLKVHFPIKSGVVFDRTVGHVYAVDGVDLAIRRGETYGLVGESGCGKSTLGRAILRLNEPTSGHVVFDGTDVAHLKGEELRKARRRMQMIFQDPMSSLDPRQSVESILVEGMHAHGLDKDKEATQRRLRQLLAAVGLPETSLRKYPHEFSGGQRQRIGIARALAVEPDLIVADEPVSALDVSVQAQVVNLLEDLQDQLGLTYVVIAHDLAVVRHISDRIGVMYLGALVEETDADSLYRDPLHPYTRALLSAIPVPDPQVEDTREQILLAGDLPSPANPPSGCRFHTRCPWKQASLCDTDRPQLREIGAGHRVACHYAEDIRDGRIQPHEVEPELIELTGALNPDLGPPDVGTSAEIL is encoded by the coding sequence ATGACCCGTCCTGCTGGTGACGTGCTGCTGGAGGTCAAGGACCTCAAGGTGCACTTCCCGATCAAGAGCGGCGTCGTGTTCGACCGGACGGTCGGGCACGTGTACGCGGTCGACGGCGTCGACCTGGCCATCCGGCGCGGGGAGACCTACGGCCTGGTGGGCGAGTCCGGGTGCGGCAAGTCCACTTTGGGCCGGGCGATCCTGCGGCTCAACGAGCCGACCTCCGGGCACGTCGTGTTCGACGGTACGGACGTCGCGCACCTGAAAGGTGAGGAGCTGCGGAAGGCCCGGCGCCGGATGCAGATGATCTTCCAGGACCCGATGTCCAGTTTGGACCCGCGGCAGTCGGTCGAGTCGATCCTGGTCGAGGGCATGCACGCGCACGGCCTCGACAAGGACAAGGAGGCCACCCAGCGGCGGCTGCGGCAGCTGCTGGCCGCGGTCGGCCTGCCGGAGACGTCGCTGCGGAAGTACCCGCACGAGTTCTCGGGCGGGCAGCGCCAGCGCATCGGCATCGCGCGGGCGCTGGCGGTGGAGCCGGACCTGATCGTCGCGGACGAGCCGGTGTCGGCGCTCGACGTGTCGGTGCAGGCCCAGGTGGTCAACCTGCTGGAGGACCTGCAAGACCAGCTCGGCCTGACGTACGTGGTGATCGCGCACGACCTCGCGGTGGTGCGCCACATCTCCGACCGCATCGGCGTGATGTACCTCGGCGCGCTGGTCGAGGAGACGGACGCGGATTCGCTCTACCGCGACCCGCTGCACCCGTACACGCGGGCGCTGCTGTCGGCGATCCCGGTGCCGGACCCGCAGGTCGAGGACACCCGCGAGCAGATCCTGCTGGCCGGTGACCTGCCCTCGCCGGCGAACCCGCCGTCGGGCTGCCGCTTCCACACGCGGTGCCCGTGGAAGCAGGCGAGCCTGTGCGACACGGACCGCCCGCAGCTCCGCGAAATCGGTGCCGGCCACCGGGTGGCGTGCCACTACGCGGAGGACATCCGCGACGGGCGCATCCAGCCGCACGAGGTGGAGCCGGAGCTGATCGAGCTCACCGGGGCGCTGAACCCCGACCTGGGCCCGCCGGACGTCGGCACGTCCGCCGAGATCCTCTGA
- a CDS encoding ABC transporter ATP-binding protein, with protein sequence MALLEVRDLTVNFVRRGERPFTAVDGVSFDVEPGQTVGLVGESGCGKSVTSLAIMRLLARRGNKVSGSVRFEGTDLLKLSDKDMRDRRGRDLGMVFQDPLSSLNPVIPIGLQITEVLERHRGMSRKAATVEATDLLDKVGIPDPARRLSEYPHQLSGGMRQRALIAIALACRPRLLIADEPTTALDVTIQAQILALLRELVQDTGTALIMITHDLGVVAGLCDEVNVLYGGKIVERAPRHQLFAEPRHPYTHGLLASIPRLDAGRGEKLVPIRGSVSDNIPWEGGCAFAPRCPNALPVCREVSPQLVPDQGGLLRCHNPVRPAVAAGGGTR encoded by the coding sequence ATGGCACTCCTTGAAGTCCGTGACCTGACGGTCAACTTCGTCCGCCGCGGCGAGCGCCCGTTCACCGCGGTCGACGGCGTCAGTTTCGACGTCGAACCCGGCCAGACGGTCGGCCTGGTCGGCGAGTCCGGCTGCGGCAAGTCCGTGACGTCGCTGGCGATCATGCGGCTGCTGGCCCGGCGCGGCAACAAGGTCAGCGGTTCGGTGCGCTTCGAAGGCACCGACCTGCTCAAGCTGTCCGACAAGGACATGCGCGACCGCCGCGGTCGCGACCTCGGCATGGTGTTCCAGGACCCGCTGTCCTCGCTGAACCCGGTCATCCCGATCGGGCTGCAGATCACCGAGGTGCTGGAACGCCACCGCGGGATGTCGCGCAAGGCGGCGACCGTCGAAGCGACGGACCTGCTCGACAAGGTCGGCATCCCGGACCCGGCGCGCCGGCTTTCCGAGTACCCGCACCAGCTTTCCGGCGGGATGCGGCAGCGCGCGCTGATCGCGATCGCGCTGGCGTGCCGGCCGCGGCTGCTCATCGCCGACGAGCCGACCACTGCCCTGGACGTCACCATCCAGGCGCAGATCCTGGCGCTGCTGCGGGAACTGGTGCAGGACACCGGCACCGCGCTGATCATGATCACGCACGACCTCGGCGTCGTCGCCGGGCTGTGCGACGAGGTCAACGTGCTCTACGGCGGCAAGATCGTGGAGCGGGCGCCGCGGCACCAGCTGTTCGCCGAGCCGCGGCACCCGTACACGCACGGCCTGCTGGCCTCGATCCCGCGCCTGGACGCGGGCCGCGGCGAGAAGCTGGTCCCCATCCGCGGTTCGGTGTCCGACAACATCCCGTGGGAGGGCGGCTGCGCGTTCGCGCCCCGCTGCCCGAACGCGCTGCCGGTCTGCCGTGAGGTCTCGCCGCAGCTGGTGCCCGACCAGGGCGGGCTGCTGCGCTGTCACAACCCCGTGCGGCCGGCGGTCGCGGCGGGAGGAGGAACCCGATGA
- a CDS encoding RNA polymerase sigma factor, whose product MTEVESLLRELAPQVLVALVRHYGGFDTCEDAVQEALLAASQQWPASGIPDHPKGWLITTASRRRIEQFRSETARQRREQAVALAEPADPEPVAVDDTLTLLLLCCHPSLTRPSQVALTLRAVGGLTTAEIARAFLVPEATIGQRISRAKQKLRGERLTGEESPERLAAVLQVLYLIYTEGHTASSGDALNRVELTTEAIRLVRRLRAELPDDGEVTGLLALMLLTEARRPARVDPTGALVPLADQDRTRWTAEFVEEGVSLITKALSTAPVGPYQLQAAIAAVHDEAATAAETDWAQILTLYDLLRVVAPGPMVTLNRIVAFAQVHGPEAGLAELAGVELKAHHRVDAVRGHLLERSGDVAGAREAYLAAARRTLSLPEQAYLQSRAAKLKP is encoded by the coding sequence GTGACCGAGGTCGAAAGCCTGCTCCGCGAGCTCGCGCCCCAGGTCCTCGTGGCGCTGGTCCGGCACTACGGTGGCTTCGACACCTGCGAGGACGCCGTCCAGGAGGCCCTGCTGGCGGCGTCGCAGCAGTGGCCTGCTTCGGGGATCCCGGACCACCCGAAGGGGTGGCTGATCACCACGGCGTCCCGGCGGCGCATCGAGCAGTTCCGCAGCGAGACCGCCCGGCAGCGGCGGGAGCAGGCCGTCGCGCTGGCCGAGCCGGCGGACCCGGAGCCGGTCGCCGTCGACGACACGCTGACGTTGCTGCTGCTCTGCTGCCACCCGTCGCTGACCCGGCCGTCCCAGGTGGCGCTCACGCTGCGCGCGGTCGGCGGCCTGACGACGGCGGAGATCGCCCGCGCGTTCCTCGTCCCGGAGGCCACGATCGGGCAGCGGATCAGCCGCGCGAAGCAGAAACTCCGAGGGGAACGCCTCACGGGCGAAGAAAGCCCGGAGCGGCTGGCCGCCGTGCTGCAGGTGCTGTACCTGATCTACACCGAGGGCCACACGGCCAGCTCGGGCGACGCCTTGAACCGCGTCGAGCTGACGACCGAAGCGATCCGCCTGGTCCGCCGGCTGCGCGCGGAGCTCCCGGACGACGGCGAGGTCACCGGCCTGCTGGCCCTGATGCTCCTGACCGAAGCCCGCCGCCCGGCCCGCGTCGACCCCACCGGCGCCCTGGTCCCCCTGGCCGACCAGGACCGGACCCGCTGGACCGCGGAGTTCGTCGAAGAGGGCGTCTCGCTGATCACGAAGGCGCTGTCGACCGCGCCGGTCGGCCCGTACCAGCTCCAGGCGGCCATCGCGGCGGTCCACGACGAGGCCGCGACGGCCGCCGAGACGGACTGGGCGCAGATCCTCACGCTGTACGACCTGCTGCGGGTGGTGGCGCCGGGACCGATGGTGACGTTGAACCGGATCGTGGCGTTCGCGCAGGTCCACGGGCCCGAGGCCGGGCTGGCGGAGCTGGCGGGCGTCGAGCTGAAGGCCCACCACCGGGTGGACGCCGTGCGGGGTCACCTGCTGGAGCGCTCCGGTGACGTCGCCGGCGCGCGGGAGGCGTATCTGGCCGCCGCCCGGCGGACGTTGAGCCTGCCGGAGCAGGCCTACCTCCAGTCCCGGGCCGCGAAGCTGAAGCCCTGA